A window from Vulpes vulpes isolate BD-2025 chromosome 9, VulVul3, whole genome shotgun sequence encodes these proteins:
- the PCSK4 gene encoding proprotein convertase subtilisin/kexin type 4 isoform X11, which yields MRPARTALWLRLAVALGLALVGPLPVGWSSARAPIYVSSWAVRVSQGYREAERLARKFGFVYLGQVGGTRWTGGAGPGRPQTPADGRGTPDVQKPQPTPASTSFRFWGLWGATEAPTWAPGGGGASQRCWPVLGHCMSEPGAMLADTSPRSQIFPDGQYFHLRHRGVVQQSLTPHWGHCLRLKKDPKVQWFEQQTLRRRVKRSLVVPTDPWFPKQWYMNNKVQPDLNILQVWSQGLSGQGVVVSVLDDGIEKDHPDLWANYDPLASYDFNDYDPDPQPRYTPSDENRHGTRCAGEVAAMANNGFCGTGVAYNARIGGVRMLDGTITDVIEAQSLSLQPQHIHIYSASWGPEDDGRTVDGPGILTREAFRRGVTKGRGGLGTLFVWASGNGGLHYDNCNCDGYTNSIHTLSVGSTTEHGRVPWYSEACASTLTTTYSSGVATDPQIVTTDLHHQCTDKHTGTSASAPLAAGMIALALEANPFLTWRDMQHLVVRASRPAQLQAEDWRTNGVGRQVSHHYGYGLLDARLLVDMARTWLPTQPQQKCVVRIVHTPTRPAGGALTPHAAPSPILPLTQVRKNVSACAGRANYIRSLEHVQVQLSLSYSRRGDLEISLTSPMGTRSTLVAIRPLDVSGQGYNNWIFMSTHFWDEDPRGLWTLGLENKGYYFNTGEGCVQAGAPGDPSQRGALQSPDRPSVCVRCILGTRLPAHGRPSVTPAQRGLSPVPSGSGSPAPGGVAGEQGPGGQDQAANSLSPSSPCPPQPLPGTLYRYTLLLYGTAEDMTARPPGPQNATAPPTPWATSAFPTALRGTASTPSRR from the exons atgcGGCCCGCCCGGACTGCGCTCTGGCTGCGCCTAGCCgtggccctgggcctggccctcGTTGGCCCCCTGCCTGTGGGGTGGTCCTCGGCCCGGGCCCCCATCTATGTCAGCAGCTGGGCCGTGAGGGTGTCCCAGGGTTACCGGGAGGCCGAGCGCCTGGCGCGCAAATTCGGCTTCGTCTacctggggcaggtgggtgggacCCGATGGACAGGGGGGGCTGGGCCTGGACGACCCCAGACCCCGGCAGACGGGAGGGGTACTCCAGATGTCCAGAAGCCCCAGCCCACCCCTGCCTCGACCAGCTTCAGATTCTGGGGCCTCTGGGGGGCGACCGAAGCCCCCACCTGGGCACCTGGTGGGGGGGGAGCAAGCCAGAGGTGTTGGCCTGTCCTGGGGCACTGCATGTCGGAGCCAGGTGCCATGCTCGCGGATACTTCTCCACGTTCCCAGATCTTTCCTGACGGGCAGTACTTCCACCTGCGGCATCGGGGCGTGGTCCAGCAGTCCCTGACCCCACACTGGGGCCATTGCCTGCGCCTGAAGAAAGACCCCAAG gtgcagtggttTGAGCAGCAGACGCTCCGGCGGCGGGTGAAGCGCTCGTTGGTGGTACCCACGGACCCCTGGTTCCCCAAGCAGTGGTACATG AACAACAAGGTGCAGCCGGACCTGAACATCCTGCAGGTCTGGAGTCAGGGGCTGTCGGGCCAGGGCGTGGTGGTCTCTGTCCTGGACGACGGCATCGAGAAGGACCACCCGGATCTCTGGGCCAACTAC GACCCCCTGGCCAGCTACGACTTCAATGACTACGACCCAGACCCCCAGCCGCGCTACACGCCCAGTGACGAGAACCG GCACGGGACCCGCTGCGCTGGGGAAGTGGCAGCGATGGCGAACAACGGGTTCTGCGGCACCGGCGTTGCCTACAACGCCCGAATTGGAG GCGTGCGCATGCTGGACGGCACCATCACAGACGTCATCGAGGCCCAGTCGCTGAGCCTGCAGCCGCAGCACATCCACATCTACAGCGCCAGCTGGGGCCCCGAGGACGACGGCCGCACGGTGGACGGCCCGGGCATCCTCACCCGGGAGGCCTTCAGGCGCGGCGTGACCAAG GGCCGCGGTGGGCTGGGCACGCTCTTCGTCTGGGCGTCGGGCAACGGCGGCCTGCACTATGACAACTGCAACTGTGACGGCTACACCAACAGCATCCACACGCTCTCGGTGGGCAGCACCACCGAGCACGGCCGCGTGCCCTGGTACAGTGAGGCCTGCGCCTCCACGCTCACCACCACCTACAGCAGTGGCGTGGCCACTGACCCGCAGATC GTCACCACAGATCTGCACCACCAGTGCACGGACAAGCACACGGGCACCTCGGCCTCAGCCCCGCTGGCTGCGGGCATGATTGCCCTGGCTCTGGAGGCCAA cccattCTTGACGTGGAGGGACATGCAGCACCTGGTGGTCCGCGCGTCGAGGCCAGCACAGCTCCAGGCCGAGGACTGGAGGACCAACGGTGTGGGGCGCCAAG TGAGCCACCACTATGGCTATGGGCTGCTGGACGCCAGGCTGCTGGTGGACATGGCTCGAACGTGGCTGCCCACACAACCCCAGCAGAAATGCGTCGTTCGGATCGTCCACACCCCCAC CAGGCCCGCAGGAGGGGCCCTCACCCCCCACGCCGCCCCTAGCCCCATCCTGCCGCTGACGCAAGTGAGGAAGAACGTGTCGGCCTGCGCGGGCCGCGCCAACTACATCCGCTCCCTGGAGCACGTGCAGGTGCAGCTGTCTCTGTCCTACAGCCGCCGGGGGGACCTGGAGATCTCGCTCACCAGCCCCATGGGCACCCGCTCCACGCTCGTGGCCATCAG ACCCTTGGACGTCAGCGGCCAAGGCTACAACAACTGGATCTTCATGTCCACCCACTTCTGGGACGAGGACCCGCGGGGCCTGTGGACCCTGGGCCTGGAAAACAAAGGCTACTATTTCAACACGGGTGAGGGCTGCGTGCAGGCTGGGGCCCCCGGGGACCCCTCGCAGAGGGGCGCCCTGCAGTCCCCCGACAGACCCAGCGTGTGTGTTCGGTGCATACTGGGCACCCGGTTACCAGCACACGGTAGGCCTTCAGTTACCCCTGCACAGCGGGGGCTCAGCCCGGTGCCGTCAGGGTCTGGGAGTCCAGCTCCGGGCGGGGTGGCCGGGGAGCAGGGCCCGGGAGGGCAGGACCAGGCGGCCAAcagcctctccccctcctccccgtgCCCACCGCAACCCCTGCCAGGGACGCTGTACCGCTACACGCTGCTGCTCTACGGGACGGCCGAGGACATGACggcgcggcccccgggcccccag AATGCCACAGCTCCGCCTACACCCTGGGCCACCTCTGCCTTTCCTACTGCCCTCCGAGGTACTGCAAGCACACCCAGCAGGCGGTGA
- the PCSK4 gene encoding proprotein convertase subtilisin/kexin type 4 isoform X13 translates to MRPARTALWLRLAVALGLALVGPLPVGWSSARAPIYVSSWAVRVSQGYREAERLARKFGFVYLGQVGGTRWTGGAGPGRPQTPADGRGTPDVQKPQPTPASTSFRFWGLWGATEAPTWAPGGGGASQRCWPVLGHCMSEPGAMLADTSPRSQIFPDGQYFHLRHRGVVQQSLTPHWGHCLRLKKDPKVQWFEQQTLRRRVKRSLVVPTDPWFPKQWYMNNKVQPDLNILQVWSQGLSGQGVVVSVLDDGIEKDHPDLWANYDPLASYDFNDYDPDPQPRYTPSDENRHGTRCAGEVAAMANNGFCGTGVAYNARIGGVRMLDGTITDVIEAQSLSLQPQHIHIYSASWGPEDDGRTVDGPGILTREAFRRGVTKGRGGLGTLFVWASGNGGLHYDNCNCDGYTNSIHTLSVGSTTEHGRVPWYSEACASTLTTTYSSGVATDPQIVTTDLHHQCTDKHTGTSASAPLAAGMIALALEANPFLTWRDMQHLVVRASRPAQLQAEDWRTNGVGRQVSHHYGYGLLDARLLVDMARTWLPTQPQQKCVVRIVHTPTRPAGGALTPHAAPSPILPLTQVRKNVSACAGRANYIRSLEHVQVQLSLSYSRRGDLEISLTSPMGTRSTLVAIRPLDVSGQGYNNWIFMSTHFWDEDPRGLWTLGLENKGYYFNTGTLYRYTLLLYGTAEDMTARPPGPQNATAPPTPWATSAFPTALRGTASTPSRR, encoded by the exons atgcGGCCCGCCCGGACTGCGCTCTGGCTGCGCCTAGCCgtggccctgggcctggccctcGTTGGCCCCCTGCCTGTGGGGTGGTCCTCGGCCCGGGCCCCCATCTATGTCAGCAGCTGGGCCGTGAGGGTGTCCCAGGGTTACCGGGAGGCCGAGCGCCTGGCGCGCAAATTCGGCTTCGTCTacctggggcaggtgggtgggacCCGATGGACAGGGGGGGCTGGGCCTGGACGACCCCAGACCCCGGCAGACGGGAGGGGTACTCCAGATGTCCAGAAGCCCCAGCCCACCCCTGCCTCGACCAGCTTCAGATTCTGGGGCCTCTGGGGGGCGACCGAAGCCCCCACCTGGGCACCTGGTGGGGGGGGAGCAAGCCAGAGGTGTTGGCCTGTCCTGGGGCACTGCATGTCGGAGCCAGGTGCCATGCTCGCGGATACTTCTCCACGTTCCCAGATCTTTCCTGACGGGCAGTACTTCCACCTGCGGCATCGGGGCGTGGTCCAGCAGTCCCTGACCCCACACTGGGGCCATTGCCTGCGCCTGAAGAAAGACCCCAAG gtgcagtggttTGAGCAGCAGACGCTCCGGCGGCGGGTGAAGCGCTCGTTGGTGGTACCCACGGACCCCTGGTTCCCCAAGCAGTGGTACATG AACAACAAGGTGCAGCCGGACCTGAACATCCTGCAGGTCTGGAGTCAGGGGCTGTCGGGCCAGGGCGTGGTGGTCTCTGTCCTGGACGACGGCATCGAGAAGGACCACCCGGATCTCTGGGCCAACTAC GACCCCCTGGCCAGCTACGACTTCAATGACTACGACCCAGACCCCCAGCCGCGCTACACGCCCAGTGACGAGAACCG GCACGGGACCCGCTGCGCTGGGGAAGTGGCAGCGATGGCGAACAACGGGTTCTGCGGCACCGGCGTTGCCTACAACGCCCGAATTGGAG GCGTGCGCATGCTGGACGGCACCATCACAGACGTCATCGAGGCCCAGTCGCTGAGCCTGCAGCCGCAGCACATCCACATCTACAGCGCCAGCTGGGGCCCCGAGGACGACGGCCGCACGGTGGACGGCCCGGGCATCCTCACCCGGGAGGCCTTCAGGCGCGGCGTGACCAAG GGCCGCGGTGGGCTGGGCACGCTCTTCGTCTGGGCGTCGGGCAACGGCGGCCTGCACTATGACAACTGCAACTGTGACGGCTACACCAACAGCATCCACACGCTCTCGGTGGGCAGCACCACCGAGCACGGCCGCGTGCCCTGGTACAGTGAGGCCTGCGCCTCCACGCTCACCACCACCTACAGCAGTGGCGTGGCCACTGACCCGCAGATC GTCACCACAGATCTGCACCACCAGTGCACGGACAAGCACACGGGCACCTCGGCCTCAGCCCCGCTGGCTGCGGGCATGATTGCCCTGGCTCTGGAGGCCAA cccattCTTGACGTGGAGGGACATGCAGCACCTGGTGGTCCGCGCGTCGAGGCCAGCACAGCTCCAGGCCGAGGACTGGAGGACCAACGGTGTGGGGCGCCAAG TGAGCCACCACTATGGCTATGGGCTGCTGGACGCCAGGCTGCTGGTGGACATGGCTCGAACGTGGCTGCCCACACAACCCCAGCAGAAATGCGTCGTTCGGATCGTCCACACCCCCAC CAGGCCCGCAGGAGGGGCCCTCACCCCCCACGCCGCCCCTAGCCCCATCCTGCCGCTGACGCAAGTGAGGAAGAACGTGTCGGCCTGCGCGGGCCGCGCCAACTACATCCGCTCCCTGGAGCACGTGCAGGTGCAGCTGTCTCTGTCCTACAGCCGCCGGGGGGACCTGGAGATCTCGCTCACCAGCCCCATGGGCACCCGCTCCACGCTCGTGGCCATCAG ACCCTTGGACGTCAGCGGCCAAGGCTACAACAACTGGATCTTCATGTCCACCCACTTCTGGGACGAGGACCCGCGGGGCCTGTGGACCCTGGGCCTGGAAAACAAAGGCTACTATTTCAACACGG GGACGCTGTACCGCTACACGCTGCTGCTCTACGGGACGGCCGAGGACATGACggcgcggcccccgggcccccag AATGCCACAGCTCCGCCTACACCCTGGGCCACCTCTGCCTTTCCTACTGCCCTCCGAGGTACTGCAAGCACACCCAGCAGGCGGTGA
- the PCSK4 gene encoding proprotein convertase subtilisin/kexin type 4 isoform X14: protein MRPARTALWLRLAVALGLALVGPLPVGWSSARAPIYVSSWAVRVSQGYREAERLARKFGFVYLGQVGGTRWTGGAGPGRPQTPADGRGTPDVQKPQPTPASTSFRFWGLWGATEAPTWAPGGGGASQRCWPVLGHCMSEPGAMLADTSPRSQIFPDGQYFHLRHRGVVQQSLTPHWGHCLRLKKDPKVQWFEQQTLRRRVKRSLVVPTDPWFPKQWYMNNKVQPDLNILQVWSQGLSGQGVVVSVLDDGIEKDHPDLWANYDPLASYDFNDYDPDPQPRYTPSDENRHGTRCAGEVAAMANNGFCGTGVAYNARIGGVRMLDGTITDVIEAQSLSLQPQHIHIYSASWGPEDDGRTVDGPGILTREAFRRGVTKGRGGLGTLFVWASGNGGLHYDNCNCDGYTNSIHTLSVGSTTEHGRVPWYSEACASTLTTTYSSGVATDPQIVTTDLHHQCTDKHTGTSASAPLAAGMIALALEANPFLTWRDMQHLVVRASRPAQLQAEDWRTNGVGRQVSHHYGYGLLDARLLVDMARTWLPTQPQQKCVVRIVHTPTPAGGALTPHAAPSPILPLTQVRKNVSACAGRANYIRSLEHVQVQLSLSYSRRGDLEISLTSPMGTRSTLVAIRPLDVSGQGYNNWIFMSTHFWDEDPRGLWTLGLENKGYYFNTGTLYRYTLLLYGTAEDMTARPPGPQNATAPPTPWATSAFPTALRGTASTPSRR from the exons atgcGGCCCGCCCGGACTGCGCTCTGGCTGCGCCTAGCCgtggccctgggcctggccctcGTTGGCCCCCTGCCTGTGGGGTGGTCCTCGGCCCGGGCCCCCATCTATGTCAGCAGCTGGGCCGTGAGGGTGTCCCAGGGTTACCGGGAGGCCGAGCGCCTGGCGCGCAAATTCGGCTTCGTCTacctggggcaggtgggtgggacCCGATGGACAGGGGGGGCTGGGCCTGGACGACCCCAGACCCCGGCAGACGGGAGGGGTACTCCAGATGTCCAGAAGCCCCAGCCCACCCCTGCCTCGACCAGCTTCAGATTCTGGGGCCTCTGGGGGGCGACCGAAGCCCCCACCTGGGCACCTGGTGGGGGGGGAGCAAGCCAGAGGTGTTGGCCTGTCCTGGGGCACTGCATGTCGGAGCCAGGTGCCATGCTCGCGGATACTTCTCCACGTTCCCAGATCTTTCCTGACGGGCAGTACTTCCACCTGCGGCATCGGGGCGTGGTCCAGCAGTCCCTGACCCCACACTGGGGCCATTGCCTGCGCCTGAAGAAAGACCCCAAG gtgcagtggttTGAGCAGCAGACGCTCCGGCGGCGGGTGAAGCGCTCGTTGGTGGTACCCACGGACCCCTGGTTCCCCAAGCAGTGGTACATG AACAACAAGGTGCAGCCGGACCTGAACATCCTGCAGGTCTGGAGTCAGGGGCTGTCGGGCCAGGGCGTGGTGGTCTCTGTCCTGGACGACGGCATCGAGAAGGACCACCCGGATCTCTGGGCCAACTAC GACCCCCTGGCCAGCTACGACTTCAATGACTACGACCCAGACCCCCAGCCGCGCTACACGCCCAGTGACGAGAACCG GCACGGGACCCGCTGCGCTGGGGAAGTGGCAGCGATGGCGAACAACGGGTTCTGCGGCACCGGCGTTGCCTACAACGCCCGAATTGGAG GCGTGCGCATGCTGGACGGCACCATCACAGACGTCATCGAGGCCCAGTCGCTGAGCCTGCAGCCGCAGCACATCCACATCTACAGCGCCAGCTGGGGCCCCGAGGACGACGGCCGCACGGTGGACGGCCCGGGCATCCTCACCCGGGAGGCCTTCAGGCGCGGCGTGACCAAG GGCCGCGGTGGGCTGGGCACGCTCTTCGTCTGGGCGTCGGGCAACGGCGGCCTGCACTATGACAACTGCAACTGTGACGGCTACACCAACAGCATCCACACGCTCTCGGTGGGCAGCACCACCGAGCACGGCCGCGTGCCCTGGTACAGTGAGGCCTGCGCCTCCACGCTCACCACCACCTACAGCAGTGGCGTGGCCACTGACCCGCAGATC GTCACCACAGATCTGCACCACCAGTGCACGGACAAGCACACGGGCACCTCGGCCTCAGCCCCGCTGGCTGCGGGCATGATTGCCCTGGCTCTGGAGGCCAA cccattCTTGACGTGGAGGGACATGCAGCACCTGGTGGTCCGCGCGTCGAGGCCAGCACAGCTCCAGGCCGAGGACTGGAGGACCAACGGTGTGGGGCGCCAAG TGAGCCACCACTATGGCTATGGGCTGCTGGACGCCAGGCTGCTGGTGGACATGGCTCGAACGTGGCTGCCCACACAACCCCAGCAGAAATGCGTCGTTCGGATCGTCCACACCCCCAC GCCCGCAGGAGGGGCCCTCACCCCCCACGCCGCCCCTAGCCCCATCCTGCCGCTGACGCAAGTGAGGAAGAACGTGTCGGCCTGCGCGGGCCGCGCCAACTACATCCGCTCCCTGGAGCACGTGCAGGTGCAGCTGTCTCTGTCCTACAGCCGCCGGGGGGACCTGGAGATCTCGCTCACCAGCCCCATGGGCACCCGCTCCACGCTCGTGGCCATCAG ACCCTTGGACGTCAGCGGCCAAGGCTACAACAACTGGATCTTCATGTCCACCCACTTCTGGGACGAGGACCCGCGGGGCCTGTGGACCCTGGGCCTGGAAAACAAAGGCTACTATTTCAACACGG GGACGCTGTACCGCTACACGCTGCTGCTCTACGGGACGGCCGAGGACATGACggcgcggcccccgggcccccag AATGCCACAGCTCCGCCTACACCCTGGGCCACCTCTGCCTTTCCTACTGCCCTCCGAGGTACTGCAAGCACACCCAGCAGGCGGTGA
- the PCSK4 gene encoding proprotein convertase subtilisin/kexin type 4 isoform X15, whose translation MRPARTALWLRLAVALGLALVGPLPVGWSSARAPIYVSSWAVRVSQGYREAERLARKFGFVYLGQVGGTRWTGGAGPGRPQTPADGRGTPDVQKPQPTPASTSFRFWGLWGATEAPTWAPGGGGASQRCWPVLGHCMSEPGAMLADTSPRSQIFPDGQYFHLRHRGVVQQSLTPHWGHCLRLKKDPKWFEQQTLRRRVKRSLVVPTDPWFPKQWYMNNKVQPDLNILQVWSQGLSGQGVVVSVLDDGIEKDHPDLWANYDPLASYDFNDYDPDPQPRYTPSDENRHGTRCAGEVAAMANNGFCGTGVAYNARIGGVRMLDGTITDVIEAQSLSLQPQHIHIYSASWGPEDDGRTVDGPGILTREAFRRGVTKGRGGLGTLFVWASGNGGLHYDNCNCDGYTNSIHTLSVGSTTEHGRVPWYSEACASTLTTTYSSGVATDPQIVTTDLHHQCTDKHTGTSASAPLAAGMIALALEANPFLTWRDMQHLVVRASRPAQLQAEDWRTNGVGRQVSHHYGYGLLDARLLVDMARTWLPTQPQQKCVVRIVHTPTRPAGGALTPHAAPSPILPLTQVRKNVSACAGRANYIRSLEHVQVQLSLSYSRRGDLEISLTSPMGTRSTLVAIRPLDVSGQGYNNWIFMSTHFWDEDPRGLWTLGLENKGYYFNTGTLYRYTLLLYGTAEDMTARPPGPQNATAPPTPWATSAFPTALRGTASTPSRR comes from the exons atgcGGCCCGCCCGGACTGCGCTCTGGCTGCGCCTAGCCgtggccctgggcctggccctcGTTGGCCCCCTGCCTGTGGGGTGGTCCTCGGCCCGGGCCCCCATCTATGTCAGCAGCTGGGCCGTGAGGGTGTCCCAGGGTTACCGGGAGGCCGAGCGCCTGGCGCGCAAATTCGGCTTCGTCTacctggggcaggtgggtgggacCCGATGGACAGGGGGGGCTGGGCCTGGACGACCCCAGACCCCGGCAGACGGGAGGGGTACTCCAGATGTCCAGAAGCCCCAGCCCACCCCTGCCTCGACCAGCTTCAGATTCTGGGGCCTCTGGGGGGCGACCGAAGCCCCCACCTGGGCACCTGGTGGGGGGGGAGCAAGCCAGAGGTGTTGGCCTGTCCTGGGGCACTGCATGTCGGAGCCAGGTGCCATGCTCGCGGATACTTCTCCACGTTCCCAGATCTTTCCTGACGGGCAGTACTTCCACCTGCGGCATCGGGGCGTGGTCCAGCAGTCCCTGACCCCACACTGGGGCCATTGCCTGCGCCTGAAGAAAGACCCCAAG tggttTGAGCAGCAGACGCTCCGGCGGCGGGTGAAGCGCTCGTTGGTGGTACCCACGGACCCCTGGTTCCCCAAGCAGTGGTACATG AACAACAAGGTGCAGCCGGACCTGAACATCCTGCAGGTCTGGAGTCAGGGGCTGTCGGGCCAGGGCGTGGTGGTCTCTGTCCTGGACGACGGCATCGAGAAGGACCACCCGGATCTCTGGGCCAACTAC GACCCCCTGGCCAGCTACGACTTCAATGACTACGACCCAGACCCCCAGCCGCGCTACACGCCCAGTGACGAGAACCG GCACGGGACCCGCTGCGCTGGGGAAGTGGCAGCGATGGCGAACAACGGGTTCTGCGGCACCGGCGTTGCCTACAACGCCCGAATTGGAG GCGTGCGCATGCTGGACGGCACCATCACAGACGTCATCGAGGCCCAGTCGCTGAGCCTGCAGCCGCAGCACATCCACATCTACAGCGCCAGCTGGGGCCCCGAGGACGACGGCCGCACGGTGGACGGCCCGGGCATCCTCACCCGGGAGGCCTTCAGGCGCGGCGTGACCAAG GGCCGCGGTGGGCTGGGCACGCTCTTCGTCTGGGCGTCGGGCAACGGCGGCCTGCACTATGACAACTGCAACTGTGACGGCTACACCAACAGCATCCACACGCTCTCGGTGGGCAGCACCACCGAGCACGGCCGCGTGCCCTGGTACAGTGAGGCCTGCGCCTCCACGCTCACCACCACCTACAGCAGTGGCGTGGCCACTGACCCGCAGATC GTCACCACAGATCTGCACCACCAGTGCACGGACAAGCACACGGGCACCTCGGCCTCAGCCCCGCTGGCTGCGGGCATGATTGCCCTGGCTCTGGAGGCCAA cccattCTTGACGTGGAGGGACATGCAGCACCTGGTGGTCCGCGCGTCGAGGCCAGCACAGCTCCAGGCCGAGGACTGGAGGACCAACGGTGTGGGGCGCCAAG TGAGCCACCACTATGGCTATGGGCTGCTGGACGCCAGGCTGCTGGTGGACATGGCTCGAACGTGGCTGCCCACACAACCCCAGCAGAAATGCGTCGTTCGGATCGTCCACACCCCCAC CAGGCCCGCAGGAGGGGCCCTCACCCCCCACGCCGCCCCTAGCCCCATCCTGCCGCTGACGCAAGTGAGGAAGAACGTGTCGGCCTGCGCGGGCCGCGCCAACTACATCCGCTCCCTGGAGCACGTGCAGGTGCAGCTGTCTCTGTCCTACAGCCGCCGGGGGGACCTGGAGATCTCGCTCACCAGCCCCATGGGCACCCGCTCCACGCTCGTGGCCATCAG ACCCTTGGACGTCAGCGGCCAAGGCTACAACAACTGGATCTTCATGTCCACCCACTTCTGGGACGAGGACCCGCGGGGCCTGTGGACCCTGGGCCTGGAAAACAAAGGCTACTATTTCAACACGG GGACGCTGTACCGCTACACGCTGCTGCTCTACGGGACGGCCGAGGACATGACggcgcggcccccgggcccccag AATGCCACAGCTCCGCCTACACCCTGGGCCACCTCTGCCTTTCCTACTGCCCTCCGAGGTACTGCAAGCACACCCAGCAGGCGGTGA